The Azospirillum baldaniorum genome segment GCGGGCGTCGGGCACGGCCTCGCGCACGCGGGCCAGCATGGCCTCGGCCTCGGCCTTGACCTCCGCCGGCTCGGTCAGGTGCAGGGCGACGCCGCCGACGTCCGACTTGTGGGTGATGTCCGGCGACAGGATCTTCAGCGCCAGCGGCCCGCCGATCATCTCGGCGCAGTGGGCGGCCTCCTCCGGCGTGTCGGCGCGGCGGGTGTCCACCACCGGGACGCCGTAGGCGGCGAGCACGCGCTTGGCCTCATACTCGCTCAGCCAGTCGCGCTTCTCGGCGATGGCGCGGGAGATGATCTTGCGCACCGTGATGCCGTCGGGCTGGAAATCCTCCGGCACCGACGGCGGCGTCTCCATCAGCAGCTCCTGGTTCCGGCGGTATTCCACCAGATGCAGGAAGGCGCGCACCGCGTGGCTGGGCGTGTCGTAGGTGGGGACGCGGTTGGCGGCGAACAGCTTGCGCGCCTCCGCCGCGGTGTTGTCGCCCAGCCAGCTCGTCAGCACCGGGTGCTTGCGCGTCTTGTTGGCGATCATGGTGTCGACCACGGCTTGCGCGGCGGCCAGCCCGTCGGTCACCGCGGTCGGGCAGTTCAGCACCAGCACGGCGTCGTTGTTGGGATCGGCCATCAGCGCGTGCAGCGCATCGGCGTAGCGCTTGGGCGGGGCGTCGCCGCCGATGCGCAGCGGGTTGCGGGCGCTGCCGGCGCCCAGCGCCTTCTCCAGCGCGTCCATCGTTTCCGGCGCGAACTGGGCCAGCCGCCCGCCGGACAGGATCAGGCTGTCGGTCGCCATCACGCCCATGCCGCCGCCGTTGGTCAGGATGGCCAGCCGGTCGCCGGTGATCGGCGACCCGGTGCCCAGCGTGCCCACCGCGTCGAACAGCTCGTCCAGGCCGCTGACGCGCAGGATGCCGGCGCGACGGAAGGCGGCGTCATAGACGGCGTCGGAGACCGCCAGCGCCCCGGTGTGGGAGGTTGAGGCCTCCAGCGCCTCGTCGGTGCGGCCGGATTTGATGACGATCACCGGCTTCTGGCGGGCGGCGGAGCGCGCCGCCGACATGAACTTCCGGGCGTCGCTGATGCTCTCGATGTAGAGCAGGATGGCCCGCACGTTGGCGTCGCCGGCCAGATAGTCCAGCAGGTCGCCGAAATCGACGTCCGCCTTGTCGCCCATCGAGATCAGGTGCGAGAAGCCGATCCCCCGCGCCGTCGCCCAGTCGGCGATCGACGTCACCACCATGGACGACTGCGCCACCAGGGCGACGTCGCCCTTCTTCGGGGTGACGTGGCCGAAGCTGGCGTTGAGCCCGCGGCCCGGCACCATGATGCCCAGGCTGTTGGGACCCAGGACGCGCATCAGGTGGGGCTTCGCCGCCTCGCGCAGGGTCTGGGTCTGCTCCTTGGAAAAGCCGCTGGAGATGACGATGGCCGCCTTGGTTCCGCGCTTGCCCAGCGCGTCGACGGTGGCCGGCACCGTGGCGGCCGGGGTGCAGATCACCGCCAGGTCCGGCGTGACCGGCAGATCGTCCACCGACTTGTAGGTCAGCACCCCCTCGACCGCGCGCTCGCCGGTCACCGGCATGATCGGGCCGTCGAACCCGGCGTTGAACAGGTTGCGGGCCACCACGGCGCCGATGGTGTTCGGCTTTCGGGTCGCCCCGATCAGGGCAATGGAGGCAGGCTTGAACAGGCGGTCGAGGTTGCGAACGGTCATGGCCGGGTTCCGGGGGTTCGTCTCACACAGCAAGGCTCGAACAGCCGCCATTCCGCTAAAGATCGGACCGGGGCCGTCGAGTTGCAATCAGCGGTAAGGAGGCAATCGCAGGACGGGAACGCGACCGATCGCCGCTCATGTTGCGGTGCAACATACACATTGGTCATACCTTTGTACAGGCGCCCTTTGTCGCGCCCCCCTCCGGAACGCATATCCCCGCCGCGCATCGGGGCTTGAGCGGGCGGGCGCGATGCTCCACCCTGTTGACCTTCAACGGAAAAAAACTGGGAGCGGGAGCCATGAAGGTCGGGATCGTCGGGGCTGGCGCGGTGGGCGCCACGGCGGGATTCGCCATGGTGATGAGCGGTGCGGCCAGCGAGGTCGTGCTGGTCGACATGAACGAGAAGCTGGCCGCGGCCCAGGCGCAGGACATCGCCCACGCCGTGCCCTTCGCCCGCGCCGCCCAAGTGCGCCACGGCGGCTACGCGGCGCTGGCCGGGGCCGGCGTGGTGGTGCTGGCCGCCGGCGTGGCGCAGCGGCCCGGCGAGACGCGCCTGCAGCTGCTGGAGCGCAACGCGGCGGTCTTCGGCGCCATCATCCCGGCGGTCCTGGCGGCGGCGCCCGACGCCATCCTGCTGGTGGCGACCAACCCGCTGGACGTGATGACGCAGATCGCCACCCGCATCTCCGGCCTGCCGCCGTCGCGGGTGATCGGTTCCGGCACGATCCTCGACACCGCGCGGTTCCGCGCGCTGCTGGCCGACCGTCTGGGGGTGACGCCGAAGTCGGTGCACGCCCATGTGGTGGGCGAGCATGGCGATTCGGAAGTCCTGCTGTGGTCCGGCGCCACCGTGGCCTGCCTGCCGGTGGACCGCGGCGCCGAGCGGCTGAAGCGTCCCCTGACCGCGGAGGACCGCGCCGCCATCGACGAGGGCGTGCGCCGCGCCGCCTATCACATCATCGACGGCAAGGGGCACACCGCCTTCGGCATTGGCGGCGGTCTGTCGCGCATCGTGGCGGCCATCGCCGGAGACGAGCGGGCGGTGCTGACCTGCTCCATCCTCAACGACGAAGTGCTGGGGGTGCCGGACGTGGCGCTGTCGCTGCCGCGGGTGATCGGGGCGGGCGGCGTCCTGGAGACGGTGATGCCCGACCTGTCGGAGGAGGAGGCGGCGGCGCTGAAGCGCAGCGCGGAAATCCTGAAGGAAGCGGTGACCTCGGTGGAGAAGTCGCTGCCCTGACCGGGTGAGGAAAAAAGCGGGGCCGGTCCGCGTTGCAGGACCGGCCCCGCGCTGCGGAGCCGGCCCTTGCAACCCGTCCAGTCGAGAGGCGCGTCAGACCACCGGGCCGAGCTGACCCTTGGTGGCGGCGGCGGCGCGCTCCATGCCTTCCTGGATCTTCTTGGCGGCTTCCTGCTCGTCGCCCCAGCGCAGGATCTTCACCCACTTGCCCTTTTCCAGATCCTTGTAATGCTGGAAGAAGTGGGCGATCTGCTCGGTGGTGATCTCCGGCAGGTCCTTGTAGGACTTCACGTTGCTGTAGAACGGGTGCAGCTTGTCGACCGGAACGGCCAGCAGCTTCTCGTCCTCGCCGCCCTCGTCCTCCATGAACAGCACGCCGATCGGGCGCGAGCGCAGGACGGCGCCCGGGATGACCGAATGGCGGCCGACCACGCAGACGTCCACCGGGTCGCCGTCACCCGACAGGGTGTGCGGGATGAAGCCGTAGTTGCAGGGGTAGTACATGGCGGTGTGCAGGAAGCGGTCGACGAACATCGCGCCCGACTCCTTGTCGATCTCGTACTTCACCGGCTCGCCGCGCAACGGGATCTCGATGACCACGTTCACGTCCCACGGGGCGTTCTTGCCGACCGGAACCTTGCTGAGATCCATGGAAAACCATCCTTCGACTGCAAAAGCGGGTTGCGCTTGGTTGTGGACGCGGGCCAAAGCTCCCGGCGCCGCGCGCGCGGAGTTTAGGCAGATGCGGGCATAAGTCAAAGCCACTTGCGCAGGTGCGGCAAAGGGACGAGCCTTCGCCATGCCCTGCATCCTCTTTGCGCTGCTCTGTCTCGCCTTTTTTCCCCTTGCGGCACGGGCCGACCCCCCCGCGAAGGCTGTCCACGCCATCGCCATGCATGGCGACCCCGCCTATCCGGCGGATTTCGCGCATTTCGCCTACGTCAATCCCGACGCGCCGAAGGGCGGCACGCTGCGCCAGGCGGTGACCGGCGGCTTCGACACGCTGAACCCCCATGTGGTCAAGGGCGTGCCCGCCCTGGGGCTTGGTTTGGTCTTCGAAACGATGCTGGCCCGCTCGTGGGATGAGCCCTTCTCGCTCTACGGCCTGCTGGCCGAGAGCCTGGAGGTGCCGGAGGACCGCGGCGCTGCCGTCTTCCACCTGAACCCCGCCGCGCGCTGGCACGACGGAACGCCGGTGACCGCCGCCGACGTGCTGTTCTCGCTGGAGGTCCAGCGCGCCCACGGCACGCCGAACCGCCGCCAGTTCTACGCCAAGGTGGCGAGCGCCGCGGCGCCGGACGAGCGCACCGTCCGCTTCATCTTCGCCACCGGCCCGGACGGTCGTTTCGACCGCGAGATGCCGCTGCTGATGGGGTTGATGCCGATTCACGCCAAGGCGTGGTGGGCGGGGCGGGACTTTGCCGCCACGACGCTCGACCCGCCGCTGGGCAGCGGCCCCTACCGGGTCAAACAGGTGGAGGCCGGACGGCGCATCGTCTACGAGCGGGTGACCAACTACTGGGGGCGGGACCTGCCGTCGCGGCGCGGGCTGTTCAACGCCGGCACGCTGGATTTCACCTATTACCGCGACGACTCGGTGGCTCTGGAGGCGTTCCTGGCCGGGCAGGGCGACGTGCGGCGCGAATCCGACCCCGCCAAATGGGCCACCGGCTACGACGGCCCGGCGCTCCGCACGGGGCGGATCGTGCTGGAGGAATTGCCGCACCGCCGCCCGGAGTTCGCCCGCGGCCTGATCTTCAACACGCGGCGTCCCCTGTTCCAGGACATCCGGGTGCGGCGGGCGCTCGGCCTCGCCACCGATTTCGCCTGGATCGGCAAGACGCTGTTCCACGGCGCGCTGGTCCGCACGGCGAGCTACTACCCAAACTCCGAGCTGGCGGCGGAGGGGGTGCCGGGGCCGGAGGAATTGGCGGTGCTGGAGCCCTTCCGCGACCGCCTGCCACTGGAGCTGTTCACCACGCCCTTCACCCTGCCGCGCACCGACGGCGGCGGACCGGCGGGGGCGCGGGATAACCTGCGCGAGGCACTGCGCCTGCTGGCCGAGGCCGGCTGGCGGGTGAGTGGTGGACGGCTGACCGACGGGGCGGGGCGTCCCTTCGCCTTCGAAATCCTGCTGGGCAACCCGGCGGACGAGCGGGTGGCGCTGGAATACGCCCGCTCGCTGGAGCGGCTGGGCATCGCCGTCACGGTGCGCACGGTGGACAACGCGCAGTATCAGGCGCGGTTGGATCGTTTCGATTTCGACATGACCCTGCGCTGGTGGATTTCCAGCCTCTCGCCGGGCAACGAGCAGCTTTACTATTACGGGTCGGAGGCGGCGGACCAGCCGGGCAGCCGCAATTATCCCGGCATCCGCGACCCGGTGGTGGACGCCATCGCCGCCTCCATCGCCGAGGCGCGGACCCGCGACGCCCTCGTAGCCCGCGTCCGCGCGCTCGACCGGGTGCTGCTGTGGGGCCATTACATGGTGCCGCTGTTCCACAGCCCGACCGACCGCATGGCCCGCTGGTCGCGGCTGAAGCACCCGGAAGCGACGCCCCTCTACGGCCCGCTGGTCGAGTCCTGGTGGATCGAAGAGGGCGGCTGAATCTCCGCGTGACCGCCATGGACCCGGTGGGCGTGCAGGATCAGGTCCGTGACGGCGTCCAGGTCGGTGAAACGGTCGGTGTTGACGATCAGGTCGTATTGCAGCGGATCGCCGTTGGAGACCTTGAAGAACTCCTTGAAATACTTGGCGCGGGCGGCGTTGACCCGCTGCACCTCGTGCAGCGCGTCGGCGACCTTGGCGGGATCGCCGCCGGCCAGCCGCGCGGCGCAGACCTCGTCCGATCCGACGATGCGGACGCGGAAGCGCGGCGCCCCGCGCAGCAGCAGATGCGCTCCGCGCCCG includes the following:
- a CDS encoding bifunctional acetate--CoA ligase family protein/GNAT family N-acetyltransferase, which encodes MTVRNLDRLFKPASIALIGATRKPNTIGAVVARNLFNAGFDGPIMPVTGERAVEGVLTYKSVDDLPVTPDLAVICTPAATVPATVDALGKRGTKAAIVISSGFSKEQTQTLREAAKPHLMRVLGPNSLGIMVPGRGLNASFGHVTPKKGDVALVAQSSMVVTSIADWATARGIGFSHLISMGDKADVDFGDLLDYLAGDANVRAILLYIESISDARKFMSAARSAARQKPVIVIKSGRTDEALEASTSHTGALAVSDAVYDAAFRRAGILRVSGLDELFDAVGTLGTGSPITGDRLAILTNGGGMGVMATDSLILSGGRLAQFAPETMDALEKALGAGSARNPLRIGGDAPPKRYADALHALMADPNNDAVLVLNCPTAVTDGLAAAQAVVDTMIANKTRKHPVLTSWLGDNTAAEARKLFAANRVPTYDTPSHAVRAFLHLVEYRRNQELLMETPPSVPEDFQPDGITVRKIISRAIAEKRDWLSEYEAKRVLAAYGVPVVDTRRADTPEEAAHCAEMIGGPLALKILSPDITHKSDVGGVALHLTEPAEVKAEAEAMLARVREAVPDARIEGFTVQEMAVRADAYELIVGMTENELFGPVLLFGEGGIGVEVVEDYALALPPLNMKLATELMGRTRIWRQLQGYRSRAAVDLEAVALTLNKISQLIVDFPEVAELDVNPLLADAEGVLALDARIKVGVPALPGAKRLAIRPYPKGLEDRITIKDGRQFLVRPILPEDEPLVHHMVANQTQEDLRLRFFAPLKRLSHQAAARLTQMDYDREMGLVAVGPDPETGETIMYGVVRITADPDNLRAEYAVMVRSDMKGQGLGYQLMNKILDYARSRGIKEVYGEVLRENTSMLGMCRALGFIRKENLDEPGVVEVRIELGGGLAAE
- a CDS encoding L-lactate dehydrogenase; translation: MKVGIVGAGAVGATAGFAMVMSGAASEVVLVDMNEKLAAAQAQDIAHAVPFARAAQVRHGGYAALAGAGVVVLAAGVAQRPGETRLQLLERNAAVFGAIIPAVLAAAPDAILLVATNPLDVMTQIATRISGLPPSRVIGSGTILDTARFRALLADRLGVTPKSVHAHVVGEHGDSEVLLWSGATVACLPVDRGAERLKRPLTAEDRAAIDEGVRRAAYHIIDGKGHTAFGIGGGLSRIVAAIAGDERAVLTCSILNDEVLGVPDVALSLPRVIGAGGVLETVMPDLSEEEAAALKRSAEILKEAVTSVEKSLP
- the ppa gene encoding inorganic diphosphatase, which translates into the protein MDLSKVPVGKNAPWDVNVVIEIPLRGEPVKYEIDKESGAMFVDRFLHTAMYYPCNYGFIPHTLSGDGDPVDVCVVGRHSVIPGAVLRSRPIGVLFMEDEGGEDEKLLAVPVDKLHPFYSNVKSYKDLPEITTEQIAHFFQHYKDLEKGKWVKILRWGDEQEAAKKIQEGMERAAAATKGQLGPVV
- a CDS encoding extracellular solute-binding protein translates to MPCILFALLCLAFFPLAARADPPAKAVHAIAMHGDPAYPADFAHFAYVNPDAPKGGTLRQAVTGGFDTLNPHVVKGVPALGLGLVFETMLARSWDEPFSLYGLLAESLEVPEDRGAAVFHLNPAARWHDGTPVTAADVLFSLEVQRAHGTPNRRQFYAKVASAAAPDERTVRFIFATGPDGRFDREMPLLMGLMPIHAKAWWAGRDFAATTLDPPLGSGPYRVKQVEAGRRIVYERVTNYWGRDLPSRRGLFNAGTLDFTYYRDDSVALEAFLAGQGDVRRESDPAKWATGYDGPALRTGRIVLEELPHRRPEFARGLIFNTRRPLFQDIRVRRALGLATDFAWIGKTLFHGALVRTASYYPNSELAAEGVPGPEELAVLEPFRDRLPLELFTTPFTLPRTDGGGPAGARDNLREALRLLAEAGWRVSGGRLTDGAGRPFAFEILLGNPADERVALEYARSLERLGIAVTVRTVDNAQYQARLDRFDFDMTLRWWISSLSPGNEQLYYYGSEAADQPGSRNYPGIRDPVVDAIAASIAEARTRDALVARVRALDRVLLWGHYMVPLFHSPTDRMARWSRLKHPEATPLYGPLVESWWIEEGG